Genomic window (Enterobacteriaceae bacterium 4M9):
CACGCCGATTATGTCCATGCGCCGCTGGCTGGCAAAATACAGCCCACTGGCAGACGTGCAGGTGATTTACTGCGTACGCTCACCGCAGGATGTAATTTTTGCCGACGAATGGCGTGACTACCCGGTGACGCTGTTTGCCGAAGAAGGCAACGTACACGGTTTTATTCCAGGGCGGATCTCTCGCGAGCACCTGGCCTCAGTGCCGGAACTGGCAAGTCGCACCTTGATGGCATGCGGCCCGGCGCCGTGGATGACGTTTGTCGAAGAGCAGGTCAGAGCGCTCGGCGTCACCCGCTTCTGGAGTGAGAAATTCTTCACGCCGCTGGCCGCTCCCGCCACCAGCGGGTTGAAAATCTCCACGCTCTCACCGGCCCGTGAGTTTTACGCACCGGTTGGCAGCACGCTGCTTGAGGCACTGGAAAGTCACGGCGTGCCGGTCAATGCCGCCTGCCGGGCCGGTGCGTGCGGCTGCTGTAAAACCAAAATCGCCAGCGGCGATTACAACGTAACCAGTACCGCCACGCTGAGCACCCAGGAGATTGCCGACGGTTACGTACTGGCCTGCTCCTGCCACCCGCAGGGCGACCTTATTCTCGCCTGATCTCCCGTGCCGCTCTGACCGGAGCGGCACGTTTCGCCTCACATCCCTTTCCTCGTCGTCTACGCTTAATCGCATCAGCCAAAAGCCAACAAAGGAGATGTGATGAAACAAACCGTAGCCGCCTATATTGCCAAAACCCTTGAACAGGCGGGCGTAAAGCGCATCTGGGGCGTTACTGGTGACTCTCTGAACGGGCTGAGTGACAGTCTTAACCGCATGGGCACCATCGAATGGATGCCAACTCGCCATGAGGAAGTGGCTGCCTTTGCCGCCGGGGCCGAGGCCCAACTCAGCGGCGAACTGGCCGTGTGCGCAGGCTCCTGCGGGCCAGGTAACCTGCACCTGATTAATGGCCTGTTCGACTGCCATCGCAATCACGTACCGGTGCTGGCGATTGCCGCCCATATCCCATCGAGCGAAATCGGCAGCGGTTATTTCCAGGAAACCCACCCGCAGGAGTTATTCCGCGAATGCAGCCACTACTGCGAACTGGTGTCATCGCCGGAACAAATCCCGCAGGTGCTGGCCATCGCCCTGCGCAAAGCGGTGCTCAACCGCGGTGTCTCGGTCATTGTGCTGCCGGGTGATGTAGCGCTTAAGCCTGCACCGGAAACGGCCAGCAGTCACTGGTATCCCGCCCCGCAGCCGGTGGTGGTACCACAGCAGGCCGAACTGGAAAAACTGGCACAGGTACTGCGCTATGCCAATAACATTGCGCTGATGTGCGGTAGCGGCTGCGCGGGCGCGCACGACGAACTGCTGGCGGTGGCTGAAAAGCTGAAATCGCCCATTGTCCACGCGCTGCGCGGCAAAGAGCATGTCGAGTATGACAACCCGTACGATGTAGGCATGACCGGGCTTATCGGCTTCTCGTCGGGTTTCCACACGATGATGAACGCCGACACATTAATTCTGCTCGGCACTCAGTTCCCTTATCGCGCCTTTTATCCCACAGATGCCCGCATTATTCAGATAGATATCAACCCCGGCAGCCTCGGTGCGCACAGCAAAGTGGATATCGCCCTGGTGGGCGACATCAAAGCCACGCTGGCCGCGCTGCTCCCCATGCTGGAGGAGAAAACCGATCGCCGTTTTCTCGATAAAGCGCTGGAGAATTACGCCGATGCCCGCAAGGGGCTGGATGCGCTGGCTAAACCCGGCGAACACGGCATTCACCCCCAGTATCTGGCCCAACAAATCAGCCATTACGCCGCGCAAGATGCGGTTTTTACCTGCGATGTGGGCACACCCACCGTCTGGGCCGCACGCTATCTTGCCATGAACGGCAAGCGCCGCCTGCTGGGTTCGTTTAACCACGGCTCCATGGCCAACGCCATGCCACAGGCACTCGGTGCCAAAGCCTGCGCGCCAGAGCGCCAGGTGGTAGCGATGTGCGGCGACGGTGGTTTCAGCATGCTGATGGGCGACTTTTTATCGGTAGTACAGATGCAGTTGCCCATCAAAATTGTGGTCTTCAATAACAGCGTACTGGGTTTTGTGGCAATGGAAATGAAGGCCGGTGGCTACCTGACCGACGGCACCGAGTTGCACGACACCAATTTTGCCAGCATTGCCGAAGCCTGTGGTATTAAAGGCATTCGAGTGGAAAAAGCCGAGGACGTAAACGCCGCGCTTGAGCACGCTTTCAGTCTGCCGGGCCCGGTGCTGGTGGATGTGAAAGTCGCCAAAGATGAGTTGGCTATCCCGCCGCAAATCAAACTTGAGCAGGCCAAAGGTTTCAGCCTGTATATGCTGCGCGCCATTATCAGCGGGCGTGGCGACGAGGTGGTTGAACTGGCGAAAACCAACTGGTTCCGGTAAAAAAGGCGTAATTCATAAGCCACAAGGAGTTCCCCGTGATTGATTTACGCAGCGATACCGTCACGCGCCCGACGCGCGCCATGCTGGACGCCATGATGTCGGCTCCCACCGGCGATGATGTTTACGGGGACGATCCCACCGTTAACGCGCTCCAGAGTGAGGCCGCAGAAATGGCGGGCAAGGAGGCAGCACTGTTTCTGCCTACCGGCACTCAGGCCAATCTGGTGGCCCTGCTCTCGCACTGCCAGCGCGGCGACGAGTACATTACCGGTCAGCTGGCGCATAACTATTTGTATGAGGCAGGCGGTGCTGCGGTACTCGGCAGCATTCAACCACAGCCTGTCGATGCCGCGCCCGACGGTACGCTGCCGCTCGACGCCGTCGCCGCCAAAATCAAAGCCGACGATATCCATTTCGCCCGCACTCGCCTGTTGAGCCTGGAAAACACCCACAACGGCAAAGTGCTGCCGCGGGAATATTTACGCGCGGCGCGGCATTTTACTCAGCAGCACAATCTTGCGCTGCACGTTGACGGCGCACGCATTTTTAATGCCGTGGTGGAATACGGCTGCGAGCTTGAAGACGTGGCGCGCGAGTGTGACAGCTTCACAATTTGTCTTTCTAAAGGGTTGGGTGCACCAGTGGGATCGCTGCTGCTCGGTAGCCGCGAACTTATTAATCGTGCCGTGCGCTGGCGTAAAATGACCGGCGGTGGCATGCGCCAGGCAGGCATTCTGGCAGCCGCAGGCCGCTATGCGCTGCGCCATCATATTGAACGCCTGCGTGAAGACCACGATAATGCCGCCTGGCTTGCCGGCGCACTGCGTGAAGCCGGTGCTGATGTCAGACGCCAGGACACTAACATGCTGTTTGTTCGGGTTGAACCGCAGGATGTGGGCCTACTTGGCGATTATATGAAGCGGCGCGGCGTACTGCTTAACGCCGCGCCGATAACGCGCCTTGTCACTCACCTTGACGTTGAGCGCACGCAGCTTGAGCAGGTCGTACAACACTGGCAGCACTTTCTTAACCGATAAAGGATTTTCCAGGGATGAAGGAAACAGGAACCATTCTGGTGCTCGGCGCCAGCGGCTATATTGGCCAGCATCTGACGCCGCGTCTTAGCGCGGCAGGTCATCACGTTATCGCCGCCGCACGCCGCCTTGAATGGCTGCAAAAGCAAAACTGGCCTGGCGTGGAATGCCGCTATGCCGACCTTGCAAAACCGCACACGCTGGCATCCGCGCTGGCGGGCGTCGACACCCTGTATTATCTGGTTCACAGCATGGGCGATGGCGACGACTTCGTTGAGCGTGAAGTACAGGCCGCCCGTCATTTACGTGATGCGCTGCGCGAACAGCCGGTAAAACACATCATTTTCTTAAGCTCCCTGCAACCTCCGCAGGAAGAACGCAGCTCTGCGCATCTCATCGCCCGCCAGCGCACTGCGGACACGCTGCGCGAAGCTGGCATACCGGTAACCGAATTGCGCGCCGGCATTATTGTGGGTGCAGGCTCAGCGGCATTCGAAGTAATGCGCGATATGGTCTACAACCTGCCGGTGCTGACGCCACCGCGCTGGGTGCGTTCACGAACGACTCCCATCGCGCTGGAAAACCTGCTGGTTTATCTGACCGGACTGGGGGAACAACCTGCCAGCGAACATCGCGTGTTTGAGGCGGCCGGACCGGAAGTACTGAGCTATCAGCAGCAGTTTGAGCGCTTTATGGCCATCAGCGGCCGTCATCGCCCGCTTATCCCGATTCCGTTACCCACTCGCTGGATTTCGGTGTGGTTCCTTAACGTTATTACCTCAGTGCCACCCACCATTGCCCGCGCCCTTATCCAGGGCCTTAAGCACGACCTATTGGCCGACGACAGTGCATTGCGCGCGCTCATCCCGCAAACGCTGATAAGCTTTGACGATGCAGTCCGTTCCACGCTGGAAGAAGAAAAGCTGCTGGTCAACTCCCAGGACTGGGGTTACGACGCGCTGGCCTTTGCCCGCTGGCGCCCGGAGTACGGCTATTACCCTAAGCAGGCAGGCTGCACGGTACACACCGATGCCAGCAGTAGCGCGCTGTGGGAAGTGGTTAACCAGATTGGCGGCCCCAAAGGCTACTTCTTTGGCAATGGGCTTTGGAAAACGCGCGCGTTTCTCGATTTGCTGGTGGGGCACAAACTGGACAAAGGCCGCCCGGCGCACACCAATTTGCAGGTAGGCGATAAGGTTGACAGCTGGAAAGTGATTATCGTGGAACCCGAAAAGGAACTGACAATGCTGTTTGGCATGAAGGCGCCGGGGCTGGGCCGCCTGTCATTCACCATCCGCGATGAAGGCAAGAAGCGCAGCCTGGACGTGCGTGCCTGGTGGCACCCACACGGTACGCCGGGTCTGCTTTACTGGTTATTGATGATCCCGGCACATTTGTTTATTTTCCGCGGCATGGCTAACAGCATTGTCCGTCTTGCCGCGCAGGTGATGAACAAACGTCGCTAATCCAGCCAATTCTCAGGGAATTACCATTGCAACCGGGGCTGATTCACGAAAGAATGCCCCGCGAAACCAACAATCTCAACAGTGGGTCGACATGAAGGTACTGGTCACGGGCGCCACCAGCGGTTTGGGACGCAGCGCGGTCGAATATTTACGCCGTCGCGGTATCAGCGTTACCGCAACCGGGCATAACGCGGCAATGGGGAAACTGCTTGAACGCATGGGCGCGGAGTTCATCCATGCGGATTTAACGGAGCTGGTCTCCTCCCAGGCCAGGGTGATGCTCGAAGGCGTTGACACGTTATGGCACTGTTCCGGTTTCACCGCGCCGTGGGGCACTCAGGAAGCCTTCGATCTTGCCAATGTGCGTGCAACCCGACGTCTCGGCGAATGGGCCGTGGCCTGGGGCGTTCGCACTTTCGTGCATATCTCTTCGCCTTCGCTCTACTTCGACTACCACCACCATCGTGCCATTGACGAAGACTTTCGCCCGGTACGTTACGCCAATGAGTTTGCCCGCAGTAAAGCCGCCAGCGAAGAGGTGATTACGCTGATGGCGCAGGCCAACCCACGCACCCGGTTCGCTATCCTGCGCCCGCAGAGCCTGTTTGGCCCGCACGATACCGTCTTTTTCCCGCGCCTGGTGCAGATGATGCGTCATTACGGCAGCGTGCTGCTGCCGCGCGGCGGTGAAGCGCTGGTCGATATGACCTATCACGAAAATGCGGTACATGCGATGTGGCTGGTAAGCCAGGCAAATTGCGACAATCTGCCGTCCGGGCGGGCTTACAACATCACCAATATGGAACCGCGGCCGCTGCGCGAGATTGTGGAACGGCTTATTGCTGAACTGGGCATTCGCTGTCGCATCCGCTCAGTGCCTTATCCCATGCTGGACCTGGTGGCGCGCAGTCTGGAGCGGCTGGGCAGTAAAACCGCGCGTGAGCCAGTGCTCACCCACTACGGCGTTTCAAAGCTCAATTTTAACTTTACGCTTGATACCACGCGCGCCGAAACGGAACTGGGCTACCGCCCGGTGGTGGCGCTTGATGACGGCATTAAAGAAACTGCCGCCTGGCTGCGCGATCACGGCACGTTCCACCGTTAACGTTCAGATAGCACAGGACGTGCGTCGCAATAGCGGCACACGCCGTAAAAACCTCGTTTCAGGTCATCTCAGGTCAGATAACCGCACACCTCAGTCTCCTCCCCGCTATGGGCTAAATTTCCCGTTTTGTCGTGACCGACAATCCGCCCCCTGAGCATTAACCCTGGCCGTACTTCTCCAGCAGCGCCTCGGCAATGGCCTGGGTTTGTGCATCCGCTACGCCGTCATAACGCGCCGGGCGAAAGTGCATCTGGAACGCGGCTATCACGCGCTGCTGCTGACGCGCCGTCATCTGCGCCGACACCTCGTAGCCATAGCGCGCCAGCAAATCCAGCAGCGAGGCCTGGTCCACCGGCTGTGAGGGCGCACGCCCGTTTAAGTAAAACGCCACCCGCGCCGGGTCCGGCCAGGCACCTATTCCCGCCTGCGCCAGCGCCTGCCACGGGAATAGCGGCCCCGGGTCGTCTTTGCGCTGAGGCGCAATATCTGCATGCGCCACCACGTTTTGTGGCGCGATACCGTTACGGCGAATTACATCGCGCGCAACGCGCACCAGTGCCTGAATTTGCGCGTCGGCAAACGGATAAAAACGCTTTTCGCCGCCCACCACGCTGTAGCCCTGGTTCTCAAGCTCAATGCCAATGGAGACATCATTAATGCGTGTTGAACCGCGCCAGTAGCTCACGCCCGCGTGCCAGGCAAGCTTGTCTTCCGCGACCAGCTCCCAGACCAGCGGCTTGCCGCCGCGCTCAGGCGGCGCTTCGGGAATCAGATAGTGGGCGCTGACATCGTGCCCAACAAGCGTTGCCAGCGAGCTGGCAAATTCACCGGCGGTATAGTGAATCACCAGAATGCGTGCGCGAGAATACGCACTTTGCGCCGGGTGGTTGGTATCCACACGATAATCGCCACGCTCAACTACGCCTTTTTCACCCGCACAGCCCACCAGTAGCAGCGTGAGCAGCAGCCAAAGTCTCTTTCTCATCGCCGTGTTTTCACCGCCGTACCGCTGACGCTCACCATCAGCATGCTGCTGTCCTTACCTACGGTTTCGTAATCGATATCAATACCGACAATGGCGTCTGCACCGAAAGATGCCGCCTCTTCTTCCATTTCACGAAATGCAATTTCTCGCGCCTTACGCAGTTCCTTTTCATATGCCCCGGAGCGCCCACCGACGATATCGCGGATACCGGCAAAAAAATCGCGGAAAATATTGGCACCCAGAATGGCTTCCCCGGTTACCACACCGCAGTATTCAACAATAACGTGGCCTTCCAGCGTTGGGGTTGTGGACTTTTGCACTTTTTTCTCCTCCTTTAGCGATCAATGCGTTAGCGCTGCCTGGCCGCACAAGTTGCCGCGACCAGGCTATGCTTTTATGGCATTAACTATAAACCCTGACCTCCCGTCGAACATAAGGAAATCATGATGCGAAGCTCCGTACTGACTTTGATTGCACCGTGCGCGCTGCTGCTCAGCGCCTGCACCACCGTTACGCCCGCCTATAAAGATATTGGCGTACGCAGCGGCCCCTGTATCGACGGTGGCCCGGACAGCGTGGCACAGCAGTTTTATGATTACCGCATCGCCCACCCCAGCCGGGGTTTGAGCGACCTCGCAGGGCTGCGCCCGTACCTGAGCGACGCACTGTGGCAGCAGTTACAGGCTGAAAGCCGCGCGCCGCAGGCCAACACGTTCCTGCAACAGGACCTGTTCTCCAGTCGCAATGACGGTATCGACAGCGCGAGCGTCGCCAGCGCCTCTACCATTCCCAATACCGATGCCCGTAATATTCCGCTGCGCGTGACGCTCACTAAAGGCAGCCAGCAATGGCAGGATGAAGTCCTGATGGTGCGCGCTGGTCAGTGCTGGTCCGTTGATGATGTGCGCTATCTCGGGGCAGTAAGCCATGCGCCGTCAGGCTCGCTGCGTTTATCACTGGAAAAACACTGAGTTTCAGGGGAGAGACGGTAAACCACGTAAACTGTCGGGTAGCAGAGCACAGGCGCTAACATATATCCCTGCCGTCTCCCCACGTCGATATTTTGTGCTACTTTTTTAACACTACGGCGCTGTTTTTTTAGTTTTAACGCACAAATATTGCATAACTATTCTGTGAAGGTTACTATCAGCGGCTTCTATTGCTATTCAACTGCGACGCATGAGTATTCAACTAAACGGTATTAATTGCTTTTACGGCGCACACCAGGCGCTGTTTGACATCACACTCAGTTGCCCCCAGGGTGAAACCTTAGTACTGCTTGGGCCAAGCGGCGCGGGTAAGAGTTCTCTGCTGCGGGTGCTGAACCTGCTGGAGATGCCGCGCTCAGGCGAGCTGACCATCGCGGGTAATCATTTTAATTTTGCGAAAGCGCCGAGTGATAAGGCGATTCGTGAACTGCGCCAGAACGTCGGCATGGTGTTTCAACAGTACAATCTGTGGCCACATCTGACCGTAATGCAGAACCTTATCGAAGCGCCCTGCCGCGTGCTGGGACTGAATAAAGATGAAGGTCGCGCCCGCGCCGGTAAACTGCTGGAGCGCCTGCGTCTGACGCCGTATGCCGACCGCTACCCGCTGCACCTTTCCGGTGGCCAGCAACAGCGCGTGGCGATTGCCCGTGCGCTGATGATGGAGCCGCAGGTGCTGCTGTTTGACGAACCTACGGCGGCGCTGGACCCGGAGATCACCGCGCAGATTGTCAGCATTATTCGCGAACTGGCACAAACCAATATTACCCAAGTCATCGTGACGCACGAGGTGGAAGTGGCGCGTAAAACCGCGAGCCGCGTGGTCTATATGGAAAACGGGCATATTGTTGAACAAGGCGATGCGAGCTGCTTTAACGAGCCGCAGACCGAGGCGTTCAAATCTTACCTTTCTCACTGATGATAGATTGGGATATGACAATGAAAAAAGTTCTTCTTGCCGCGCTGCTCGCCAGCCTGAGCCTTTCTGCCACCGCCGCACAGACTATCCGCTTCGCAACCGAAGCCTCTTATCCTCCGTTTGAGACCCTGGACGCCAGCAACAAGATTGTGGGCTTCGATGTGGATCTGGCAAACGCACTGTGTAAAGAGATTGATGCGACCTGTACCTTCAGCAACCAGTCTTTTGACAGCTTGATCCCAAGCCTGAAGTTCCGTCGTATTGACGCCGCAATGGCCGGTATGGACATCACGCCTGAGCGTGAAAAGCAGGTACTGTTCACGAAACCGTACTACGACAACTCGGCGTTGTTCATCAGCATTGATGGCAAATACACCAGCATTGACCAACTCAAGGGCAAAAAAGTTGGCGTGCAGAACGGCACCACGCACCAGAAGTTCATCACCGATAAGCATCCGGAAATTAACATTGTTTCCTACGACAGCTACCAGAACGCCCGCCTGGATCTGCAAAATGGCCGTATTGATGCCGTTTTCGGTGACACGGCAGTAGTGACCGAGTGGCTCAAAGCCAACGAGAAACTGGTGCCGGTGGGTGAGAAAGTGACTGACAAAGACTACTTCGGCACCGGACTTGGCATTGCTGTGCGCCAGGGTAACACCGAGCTTCAGCAGAAGTTCAACGACGCGCTGGACAAAGTAAAACAAAACGGCACCTACGAGGCCATCTACAACAAATGGTTCCAGAAGTAACTTCCTGAATGAACGAATTATTTCCTCTGGCAAGCGCCACCGGGATAACCCTCGGCCTTGCGCTTTGCGCGCTCGTTATTGGTCTTGCACTGGCAATGCTGTTTGCCGTGTGGGAATCGGTAAAATGGCGTGCGGTGGCCTGGCCGGGTACGGCACTGGTCACACTCCTGCGCGGCCTGCCAGAAATTCTGGTGGTGCTGTTTATCTACTTCGGCTCCTCTCAGCTGCTGTTGCTGCTGTCTGACGGCTTTACGATTAACCTGGGTGTTGTGCAAATCCCGGTTCAGATACAGATTGATAACTTTGATGTCAGTCCGTTTTTGTGCGGCGTGATTGCGCTTTCGCTGCTGTATGCCGCCTACGCCTCACAAACGCTGCGTGGCGCGCTCAAAGCCGTGCCGCAGGGCCAGTGGGAATCCGGCCAGGCGCTGGGCATGAGCAAAAGCGCGATTTTCTTTCGCCTGGTGATGCCGCAGATGTGGCGTCACGCGCTACCAGGGCTTGGCAACCAGTGGCTGGTGCTGCTCAAAGACACCGCGCTGGTGTCACTGATTAGCGTTAACGACCTGATGCTGCAAACCAAAAGTATCGCTACCCGCACCCAGGAGCCGTTCACCTGGTACATTGTCGCGGCGGCGATTTATCTGGTTATCACGCTTATCA
Coding sequences:
- the artQ gene encoding arginine ABC transporter permease ArtQ, with the translated sequence MNELFPLASATGITLGLALCALVIGLALAMLFAVWESVKWRAVAWPGTALVTLLRGLPEILVVLFIYFGSSQLLLLLSDGFTINLGVVQIPVQIQIDNFDVSPFLCGVIALSLLYAAYASQTLRGALKAVPQGQWESGQALGMSKSAIFFRLVMPQMWRHALPGLGNQWLVLLKDTALVSLISVNDLMLQTKSIATRTQEPFTWYIVAAAIYLVITLISQYVLRYIDQRATRFERRPG
- a CDS encoding lipoprotein, with the translated sequence MRSSVLTLIAPCALLLSACTTVTPAYKDIGVRSGPCIDGGPDSVAQQFYDYRIAHPSRGLSDLAGLRPYLSDALWQQLQAESRAPQANTFLQQDLFSSRNDGIDSASVASASTIPNTDARNIPLRVTLTKGSQQWQDEVLMVRAGQCWSVDDVRYLGAVSHAPSGSLRLSLEKH
- a CDS encoding N-acetylmuramoyl-L-alanine amidase, which translates into the protein MRKRLWLLLTLLLVGCAGEKGVVERGDYRVDTNHPAQSAYSRARILVIHYTAGEFASSLATLVGHDVSAHYLIPEAPPERGGKPLVWELVAEDKLAWHAGVSYWRGSTRINDVSIGIELENQGYSVVGGEKRFYPFADAQIQALVRVARDVIRRNGIAPQNVVAHADIAPQRKDDPGPLFPWQALAQAGIGAWPDPARVAFYLNGRAPSQPVDQASLLDLLARYGYEVSAQMTARQQQRVIAAFQMHFRPARYDGVADAQTQAIAEALLEKYGQG
- a CDS encoding NAD(P)-dependent oxidoreductase; this translates as MKVLVTGATSGLGRSAVEYLRRRGISVTATGHNAAMGKLLERMGAEFIHADLTELVSSQARVMLEGVDTLWHCSGFTAPWGTQEAFDLANVRATRRLGEWAVAWGVRTFVHISSPSLYFDYHHHRAIDEDFRPVRYANEFARSKAASEEVITLMAQANPRTRFAILRPQSLFGPHDTVFFPRLVQMMRHYGSVLLPRGGEALVDMTYHENAVHAMWLVSQANCDNLPSGRAYNITNMEPRPLREIVERLIAELGIRCRIRSVPYPMLDLVARSLERLGSKTAREPVLTHYGVSKLNFNFTLDTTRAETELGYRPVVALDDGIKETAAWLRDHGTFHR
- a CDS encoding SDR family oxidoreductase; this translates as MKETGTILVLGASGYIGQHLTPRLSAAGHHVIAAARRLEWLQKQNWPGVECRYADLAKPHTLASALAGVDTLYYLVHSMGDGDDFVEREVQAARHLRDALREQPVKHIIFLSSLQPPQEERSSAHLIARQRTADTLREAGIPVTELRAGIIVGAGSAAFEVMRDMVYNLPVLTPPRWVRSRTTPIALENLLVYLTGLGEQPASEHRVFEAAGPEVLSYQQQFERFMAISGRHRPLIPIPLPTRWISVWFLNVITSVPPTIARALIQGLKHDLLADDSALRALIPQTLISFDDAVRSTLEEEKLLVNSQDWGYDALAFARWRPEYGYYPKQAGCTVHTDASSSALWEVVNQIGGPKGYFFGNGLWKTRAFLDLLVGHKLDKGRPAHTNLQVGDKVDSWKVIIVEPEKELTMLFGMKAPGLGRLSFTIRDEGKKRSLDVRAWWHPHGTPGLLYWLLMIPAHLFIFRGMANSIVRLAAQVMNKRR
- a CDS encoding heavy metal-binding domain-containing protein — protein: MQKSTTPTLEGHVIVEYCGVVTGEAILGANIFRDFFAGIRDIVGGRSGAYEKELRKAREIAFREMEEEAASFGADAIVGIDIDYETVGKDSSMLMVSVSGTAVKTRR
- the ltaE gene encoding low-specificity L-threonine aldolase, which codes for MIDLRSDTVTRPTRAMLDAMMSAPTGDDVYGDDPTVNALQSEAAEMAGKEAALFLPTGTQANLVALLSHCQRGDEYITGQLAHNYLYEAGGAAVLGSIQPQPVDAAPDGTLPLDAVAAKIKADDIHFARTRLLSLENTHNGKVLPREYLRAARHFTQQHNLALHVDGARIFNAVVEYGCELEDVARECDSFTICLSKGLGAPVGSLLLGSRELINRAVRWRKMTGGGMRQAGILAAAGRYALRHHIERLREDHDNAAWLAGALREAGADVRRQDTNMLFVRVEPQDVGLLGDYMKRRGVLLNAAPITRLVTHLDVERTQLEQVVQHWQHFLNR
- a CDS encoding arginine ABC transporter substrate-binding protein, which encodes MKKVLLAALLASLSLSATAAQTIRFATEASYPPFETLDASNKIVGFDVDLANALCKEIDATCTFSNQSFDSLIPSLKFRRIDAAMAGMDITPEREKQVLFTKPYYDNSALFISIDGKYTSIDQLKGKKVGVQNGTTHQKFITDKHPEINIVSYDSYQNARLDLQNGRIDAVFGDTAVVTEWLKANEKLVPVGEKVTDKDYFGTGLGIAVRQGNTELQQKFNDALDKVKQNGTYEAIYNKWFQK
- the poxB gene encoding ubiquinone-dependent pyruvate dehydrogenase is translated as MKQTVAAYIAKTLEQAGVKRIWGVTGDSLNGLSDSLNRMGTIEWMPTRHEEVAAFAAGAEAQLSGELAVCAGSCGPGNLHLINGLFDCHRNHVPVLAIAAHIPSSEIGSGYFQETHPQELFRECSHYCELVSSPEQIPQVLAIALRKAVLNRGVSVIVLPGDVALKPAPETASSHWYPAPQPVVVPQQAELEKLAQVLRYANNIALMCGSGCAGAHDELLAVAEKLKSPIVHALRGKEHVEYDNPYDVGMTGLIGFSSGFHTMMNADTLILLGTQFPYRAFYPTDARIIQIDINPGSLGAHSKVDIALVGDIKATLAALLPMLEEKTDRRFLDKALENYADARKGLDALAKPGEHGIHPQYLAQQISHYAAQDAVFTCDVGTPTVWAARYLAMNGKRRLLGSFNHGSMANAMPQALGAKACAPERQVVAMCGDGGFSMLMGDFLSVVQMQLPIKIVVFNNSVLGFVAMEMKAGGYLTDGTELHDTNFASIAEACGIKGIRVEKAEDVNAALEHAFSLPGPVLVDVKVAKDELAIPPQIKLEQAKGFSLYMLRAIISGRGDEVVELAKTNWFR
- the hcr gene encoding NADH oxidoreductase, with product MTMPTSLCPYRMQVHHIKQETPDVWTLSLFCHDAYPYEAGQHALVSIRNSADTLRAYTLSSTPGVSPFITLTVRRINGGAGSHWLTREVKRGDYLWLSGAQGDFTCAAHPAGRYLLLAAGCGVTPIMSMRRWLAKYSPLADVQVIYCVRSPQDVIFADEWRDYPVTLFAEEGNVHGFIPGRISREHLASVPELASRTLMACGPAPWMTFVEEQVRALGVTRFWSEKFFTPLAAPATSGLKISTLSPAREFYAPVGSTLLEALESHGVPVNAACRAGACGCCKTKIASGDYNVTSTATLSTQEIADGYVLACSCHPQGDLILA
- the artP gene encoding arginine ABC transporter ATP-binding protein ArtP — encoded protein: MSIQLNGINCFYGAHQALFDITLSCPQGETLVLLGPSGAGKSSLLRVLNLLEMPRSGELTIAGNHFNFAKAPSDKAIRELRQNVGMVFQQYNLWPHLTVMQNLIEAPCRVLGLNKDEGRARAGKLLERLRLTPYADRYPLHLSGGQQQRVAIARALMMEPQVLLFDEPTAALDPEITAQIVSIIRELAQTNITQVIVTHEVEVARKTASRVVYMENGHIVEQGDASCFNEPQTEAFKSYLSH